In Streptomyces sp. DG2A-72, one genomic interval encodes:
- a CDS encoding ABC transporter substrate-binding protein, producing the protein MTTKRTSGRRKQAFAAVAAVAALLTTAACGGGDSDNGEGSKTGAAGFDAANNKVAQASLAKKGGTLKFGGAQDADSWDTTRGYYGFMWNFARYYSRQLVTGKAEPGKAGAELTPDLATDTGKVSDDGKTYTFTLRDGVTWEDGKPITSKDVKYGIERVWAQDVLSGGPVYLKDVLDPNGEYKGPYKDTSKDKLGLKAIETPNDKTIIFKLPQANSDFPDMLALISASPVRQDMDTKSKYGLKPFSSGPYKFESYSPGKDLTLVRNTNWKQASDPIRKAYPDKITVQFFSDANQLDQRLISGDLDLDINQTGMSPQGRTTALKEHKANLDNPVSGYIRYAVFPQSVKPFDNIECRKAVIYGADHVSLQTARGGPIAGGDIGTNMLPPSVPGSEGQKYDPYEMAGANKSGNAAKAKEALKACGQPNGFKTTIAVRNNKPVEVATAQSLQASLKKIGINAEIDQFDGSQTTGIIGSPSNVKKKGYGIIIMGWGPDFPTVQGYGMPLWDSKYILESGNNNFALIKDKTIDGLFDSYINELDEAKKTEISTEINHKVMEGAYYMPFVFEKFINWRSARLANVYTTDNYSGMYDFVNLGLKSAS; encoded by the coding sequence GTGACTACCAAACGCACCTCAGGGCGGCGTAAGCAGGCATTTGCCGCTGTCGCCGCGGTCGCCGCGCTGCTGACCACGGCGGCGTGCGGCGGTGGCGACAGCGACAACGGCGAGGGCTCGAAGACCGGCGCGGCCGGCTTCGACGCCGCCAACAACAAGGTCGCCCAGGCCTCCCTCGCCAAGAAGGGCGGCACGCTGAAGTTCGGTGGCGCCCAGGACGCCGACTCGTGGGACACCACGCGCGGCTACTACGGCTTCATGTGGAACTTCGCGCGCTACTACAGCCGCCAGCTCGTCACGGGCAAGGCGGAGCCCGGCAAGGCCGGAGCCGAGCTCACTCCGGACCTCGCCACCGACACCGGCAAGGTCTCGGACGACGGCAAGACCTACACGTTCACCCTGCGTGACGGCGTCACCTGGGAGGACGGCAAGCCGATCACCTCCAAGGACGTCAAGTACGGCATCGAGCGCGTGTGGGCGCAGGACGTGCTGTCCGGCGGTCCGGTGTACCTGAAGGACGTGCTCGACCCCAACGGCGAGTACAAGGGCCCGTACAAGGACACCTCCAAGGACAAGCTGGGTCTGAAGGCGATCGAGACGCCCAACGACAAGACCATCATCTTCAAGCTGCCGCAGGCCAATTCGGACTTCCCGGACATGCTGGCCCTGATCTCGGCGTCCCCGGTCCGCCAGGACATGGACACCAAGTCCAAGTACGGCCTGAAGCCGTTCTCCTCCGGCCCGTACAAGTTCGAGTCGTACAGCCCGGGCAAGGACCTCACGCTGGTCCGCAACACCAACTGGAAGCAGGCCTCGGACCCGATCCGCAAGGCGTACCCGGACAAGATCACCGTCCAGTTCTTCTCGGACGCCAACCAGCTGGACCAGCGTCTGATCAGCGGTGACCTGGACCTCGACATCAACCAGACCGGCATGTCGCCGCAGGGCCGCACCACCGCCCTGAAGGAGCACAAGGCCAACCTGGACAACCCGGTCTCCGGCTACATCCGCTACGCGGTCTTCCCGCAGAGCGTGAAGCCGTTCGACAACATCGAGTGCCGCAAGGCCGTGATCTACGGCGCCGACCACGTGTCGCTGCAGACCGCGCGCGGCGGTCCCATCGCCGGCGGTGACATCGGCACCAACATGCTGCCGCCGTCGGTCCCGGGCTCCGAGGGCCAGAAGTACGACCCGTACGAGATGGCGGGCGCCAACAAGAGCGGCAACGCGGCCAAGGCCAAGGAAGCGCTGAAGGCCTGCGGTCAGCCGAACGGCTTCAAGACCACCATCGCCGTCCGCAACAACAAGCCGGTCGAGGTGGCCACCGCCCAGTCCCTGCAGGCGTCGCTGAAGAAGATCGGCATCAACGCCGAGATCGACCAGTTCGACGGCTCGCAGACCACCGGCATCATCGGCAGCCCCTCCAACGTGAAGAAGAAGGGCTACGGCATCATCATCATGGGCTGGGGCCCGGACTTCCCGACCGTCCAGGGCTACGGCATGCCGCTGTGGGACAGCAAGTACATCCTGGAGAGCGGTAACAACAACTTCGCCCTGATCAAGGACAAGACGATCGACGGCCTGTTCGACAGCTACATCAACGAGCTGGACGAGGCGAAGAAGACCGAGATCTCCACGGAGATCAACCACAAGGTGATGGAGGGCGCTTACTACATGCCCTTCGTCTTCGAGAAGTTCATCAACTGGCGCTCCGCCCGACTGGCGAACGTCTACACCACCGACAACTACAGCGGTATGTACGACTTCGTCAACCTCGGTCTGAAGTCCGCAAGCTGA
- a CDS encoding ABC transporter permease has protein sequence MLAYLIRRLFAAAVMLVVIILVVFSIFFLVPKWAGVDIASSFVGKQADPAAVEGVRQKLGLGDPIYVQVWEFFKGIFAGRTYSGGGDTIHCSAPCFGYSFRSEQAIWPVLTDRFPVTLGLALGAAVLWLVFGVAAGVLSALRRGTIWDRSAMVVALSGVSLPIYFTGMLSLAIFAYGLNWIDASYVPLEDSFGGWLGGMILPWITLAFLYAAMYARITRATMLEILGEDYIRTARAKGLKEQTVIGKHAMRSTMTPILTMLGMDLGALIGGAILTESTFNLPGLGRAVLDAIRNQDLPVIVGVTLITSLAVLFANLVVDILYAVIDPRVRLA, from the coding sequence GTGCTCGCTTACCTCATCAGGCGGTTGTTCGCCGCCGCAGTGATGCTCGTGGTCATCATCCTGGTGGTCTTCAGCATCTTCTTCCTCGTCCCCAAGTGGGCGGGCGTCGACATCGCCTCGAGTTTCGTGGGCAAGCAGGCCGACCCCGCCGCCGTCGAGGGGGTGCGTCAGAAGCTGGGTCTGGGCGACCCGATCTACGTTCAGGTCTGGGAGTTCTTCAAGGGCATCTTCGCCGGCCGCACCTACTCGGGCGGCGGCGACACCATTCACTGTTCCGCACCGTGCTTCGGCTACTCCTTCCGCAGCGAGCAGGCCATCTGGCCGGTGCTGACCGACCGCTTCCCGGTGACCCTGGGTCTCGCGCTCGGTGCCGCCGTGCTGTGGCTGGTCTTCGGTGTGGCGGCGGGTGTGCTCTCCGCGCTCCGGCGGGGCACCATCTGGGACCGCAGCGCGATGGTCGTCGCCCTCAGCGGTGTCTCCCTGCCCATCTACTTCACCGGCATGCTGAGCCTGGCGATCTTCGCCTACGGGCTGAACTGGATCGACGCGTCGTATGTGCCCCTGGAGGACAGCTTCGGCGGCTGGTTGGGCGGCATGATCCTGCCGTGGATCACGCTGGCGTTCCTCTACGCGGCGATGTACGCCCGGATCACCCGCGCCACCATGCTGGAGATCCTCGGCGAGGACTACATCCGCACCGCCCGCGCCAAGGGCCTCAAGGAGCAGACCGTCATCGGCAAGCACGCCATGCGCTCGACGATGACGCCCATCCTCACGATGCTCGGCATGGACCTCGGTGCCCTCATCGGCGGCGCGATCCTCACCGAGTCCACGTTCAACCTGCCGGGCCTGGGCCGGGCCGTGCTTGACGCCATCCGGAACCAGGACCTGCCCGTCATCGTGGGCGTCACCCTGATCACTTCTCTCGCGGTGCTCTTCGCCAACCTCGTGGTGGACATCCTGTACGCCGTGATCGACCCCCGAGTGAGGCTGGCATGA
- a CDS encoding ABC transporter ATP-binding protein yields the protein MTELSKTGAAVGEPTGTSPAPTAFLEVRDLKVHFPTDDGLVKSVDGLSFQLEKGKTLGIVGESGSGKSVTSLGIMGLHTAGQYGKRKAQISGEIWLDGTELLSADPDQVRKLRGRDMAMIFQDPLSALHPYYTIGQQIVEAYRIHHNVDKKTAKRRAVEMLDRVGIPQPDKRVDSYSHEFSGGMRQRAMIAMALVNNPELLIADEPTTALDVTVQAQILDLIRDLQKEFGSAVIIITHDLGVVAELSDDILVMYGGRCVERGPAEKVFYEPRHPYTWGLLGSMPRLDREQQERLIPVKGSPPSLINIPSGCAFNPRCPYADIPKDDVTRTVRPELAEVGSQHWAACHMTREQRERIWTEEIAPKL from the coding sequence ATGACCGAACTCAGCAAAACCGGCGCGGCAGTCGGGGAGCCCACCGGCACCTCGCCCGCCCCGACCGCCTTCCTCGAAGTACGCGATCTGAAGGTGCACTTCCCGACCGACGACGGCCTGGTCAAGTCCGTCGACGGGCTCAGCTTCCAACTGGAGAAGGGCAAGACCCTCGGCATCGTGGGCGAGTCCGGCTCCGGCAAGTCGGTGACCTCGCTCGGCATCATGGGCCTGCACACCGCCGGCCAGTACGGCAAGCGCAAGGCGCAGATCTCCGGGGAGATCTGGCTGGACGGCACCGAGTTGCTGTCCGCCGACCCCGATCAGGTGCGCAAGCTGCGCGGCCGTGACATGGCGATGATCTTCCAGGATCCGCTGTCCGCGCTGCATCCGTACTACACGATCGGTCAGCAGATCGTGGAGGCGTACCGCATCCACCACAACGTCGACAAGAAGACCGCCAAGCGGCGCGCGGTCGAGATGCTCGACCGGGTGGGCATCCCGCAGCCGGACAAGCGCGTCGACAGCTACTCGCACGAGTTCTCCGGCGGCATGCGGCAGCGCGCGATGATCGCCATGGCGCTGGTCAACAACCCCGAGCTGCTCATCGCGGACGAGCCGACGACCGCCCTCGACGTGACCGTCCAGGCGCAGATCCTCGACCTGATCCGCGATCTGCAGAAGGAGTTCGGCTCCGCGGTCATCATCATCACCCACGACCTGGGCGTCGTCGCCGAACTCTCCGACGACATCCTGGTGATGTACGGCGGCCGCTGCGTGGAGCGCGGCCCCGCCGAGAAGGTGTTCTACGAGCCCCGCCACCCCTACACCTGGGGCCTGCTGGGCTCGATGCCGCGCCTGGACCGTGAGCAGCAGGAGCGGCTCATCCCGGTCAAGGGCTCCCCGCCGTCCCTGATCAACATCCCGTCCGGCTGCGCCTTCAACCCGCGCTGCCCGTACGCCGACATCCCCAAGGACGACGTCACCCGCACGGTCCGCCCCGAGCTGGCCGAGGTCGGAAGCCAGCACTGGGCCGCCTGCCATATGACCAGGGAGCAGCGGGAGCGGATCTGGACCGAAGAGATTGCGCCGAAGCTGTGA
- a CDS encoding ABC transporter ATP-binding protein gives MSIPQSEGTVITKGDAAPGETLLKVTGLQKHFPIRKGLLQRQVGAVRAVDGIDFEVKSGETLGVVGESGCGKSTMGRLITRLLEPTAGKVEFEGKDITHLGVSGMRPLRRDVQMIFQDPYSSLNPRHTIGTIIGAPFKLQGVTPEGGIKKEVQRLLSVVGLNPEHYNRYPHEFSGGQRQRIGIARALALNPKLVVADEPVSALDVSIQAQVVNLLDDLQQELGLTYVIIAHDLSVVRHVSDRIAVMYLGKIVELADRESLYRAPMHPYTKALMSAVPIPDPRRKNAKSERILLKGDVPSPIAPPSGCRFHTRCWKATQICTTTEPPLIELKPGQQVACHHPENFEDQAPQDTVLLTAAKEAAELVSDEVLAESAETSAAVAAEVEAAADAAPEGPADEAPAKEK, from the coding sequence GTGAGCATCCCTCAGAGCGAAGGCACGGTGATCACCAAGGGCGACGCCGCCCCCGGCGAGACCCTGCTGAAGGTGACCGGGCTCCAGAAGCACTTCCCGATCCGCAAGGGCCTGCTCCAGCGGCAGGTCGGCGCGGTGCGCGCGGTCGACGGCATCGACTTCGAGGTCAAGTCCGGCGAAACCCTCGGGGTGGTCGGCGAGTCGGGCTGCGGCAAGTCGACGATGGGCCGGCTGATCACCCGGCTGCTCGAACCGACCGCCGGGAAGGTCGAGTTCGAGGGCAAGGACATCACGCACCTGGGTGTGAGCGGGATGCGTCCGCTGCGCCGCGATGTCCAGATGATCTTCCAGGACCCGTACTCGTCGCTGAACCCGCGCCACACCATCGGCACCATCATCGGCGCCCCCTTCAAGCTCCAGGGCGTCACGCCCGAGGGCGGCATCAAGAAAGAAGTGCAGCGGCTGCTGTCGGTGGTGGGTCTCAACCCCGAGCACTACAACCGCTATCCGCACGAGTTCTCCGGCGGCCAGCGCCAGCGCATCGGCATCGCCCGCGCGCTCGCGCTCAACCCGAAGCTGGTCGTGGCGGACGAGCCGGTCTCCGCGCTGGACGTGTCCATCCAGGCGCAGGTCGTCAACCTCCTCGACGACCTCCAGCAGGAGCTGGGCCTGACGTACGTGATCATCGCGCACGACCTGTCGGTCGTCCGGCATGTGTCGGACCGGATCGCGGTGATGTACCTCGGCAAGATCGTCGAACTCGCCGACCGTGAATCGCTGTACCGGGCGCCGATGCACCCGTACACCAAGGCGCTGATGTCGGCCGTGCCGATCCCGGACCCGCGGCGCAAGAACGCCAAGAGCGAGCGCATCCTGCTCAAGGGCGACGTGCCCTCGCCGATCGCCCCGCCGAGCGGCTGCCGCTTCCACACCCGGTGCTGGAAGGCGACGCAGATCTGCACGACCACCGAGCCGCCGCTGATCGAGCTGAAGCCCGGCCAGCAGGTCGCCTGCCACCACCCGGAGAACTTCGAGGACCAGGCACCGCAGGACACCGTTCTGCTCACCGCGGCCAAGGAGGCGGCGGAGCTGGTGTCGGACGAGGTGCTCGCGGAGTCGGCGGAGACCAGCGCGGCGGTGGCGGCGGAGGTGGAAGCGGCTGCGGACGCGGCGCCCGAAGGCCCTGCGGATGAGGCGCCCGCCAAGGAGAAGTGA
- a CDS encoding esterase family protein codes for MSLTGTPFLYTLVALSLVAIALPLVLWSRIRGPRALRALARMLMLLFAQGTAVALVFVLVNNQNMLYDNWGDLLGTGNHVEQAANLGPDGTGGISLKDLPPVRQSFAPALGPGMDAAGGVRVTHLTGRVSGVRGEVYVWLPPQYDQPAYRDHKFPVVELLPGYPGSARAWFRTLDAHEQLFPLMRSGRVAPFILVAPRTTLLPGVDTGCANVPGKVNADSWLSVDVPRMVMDNFRAQSAPEGWAVAGYSAGGHCATKLAVAHPDRYRAAVSMSGYNDPKAERAALTAKSPALRRANNPYLLLLKAHTPPPVALYLSGQPHDGYEAAMALKRAARPPTSVDVVFVPRSAGGHTMALWRPQVVPAFEWLTRQMQVTPRVPSSADSTRAALASGSASPATAVRRP; via the coding sequence ATGAGCCTCACCGGGACCCCGTTCCTCTACACCCTGGTCGCGCTGTCCCTCGTCGCCATCGCGCTGCCGCTCGTCCTCTGGTCGCGGATCCGCGGCCCCCGAGCCCTGCGCGCGCTGGCCCGGATGCTGATGCTGCTGTTCGCCCAGGGCACGGCCGTCGCGCTCGTCTTCGTGCTGGTCAACAACCAGAACATGCTGTACGACAACTGGGGCGATCTGCTCGGCACGGGCAACCACGTGGAACAGGCCGCCAACCTCGGGCCGGACGGCACGGGCGGCATCTCACTCAAAGACCTGCCCCCTGTCCGCCAGTCGTTCGCCCCCGCCCTCGGGCCGGGCATGGATGCGGCCGGCGGTGTGCGCGTCACGCATCTGACGGGCCGTGTCTCGGGCGTGCGCGGCGAGGTCTACGTCTGGCTGCCGCCGCAGTACGACCAGCCCGCCTACCGGGATCACAAGTTCCCGGTGGTGGAGCTGCTGCCGGGCTATCCCGGCTCGGCGAGGGCGTGGTTCAGGACGCTGGACGCGCATGAGCAGCTGTTTCCGCTGATGCGCAGTGGCCGCGTCGCACCGTTCATCCTGGTGGCGCCGCGCACCACCTTGCTGCCCGGCGTGGACACCGGCTGCGCGAACGTCCCGGGCAAGGTGAACGCCGACAGCTGGCTGAGTGTCGATGTGCCGCGGATGGTGATGGACAACTTCCGGGCACAGTCCGCGCCCGAGGGCTGGGCGGTGGCCGGGTACTCGGCGGGCGGGCACTGCGCCACGAAGCTCGCCGTCGCCCATCCCGACCGCTACCGGGCCGCCGTCAGCATGTCCGGCTACAACGACCCGAAGGCCGAGCGCGCCGCGCTCACCGCGAAGTCCCCGGCCCTGCGCCGCGCGAACAACCCGTATCTGCTGCTGCTCAAGGCCCACACCCCGCCTCCGGTCGCGCTCTACCTCTCCGGCCAGCCGCACGACGGGTACGAGGCGGCCATGGCCCTGAAGCGGGCCGCGAGGCCGCCGACGTCCGTGGATGTGGTGTTCGTGCCACGCAGCGCGGGCGGTCACACGATGGCGCTGTGGCGGCCGCAGGTGGTCCCGGCCTTCGAGTGGCTGACCCGGCAGATGCAGGTCACTCCTCGCGTACCGTCGAGCGCCGATTCCACGCGCGCGGCGCTCGCCAGTGGAAGCGCATCGCCAGCAACCGCAGTACGAAGGCCGTGA
- a CDS encoding thioesterase family protein yields the protein MPEAASAPAARATIGDSEFDRDTALTPRGPGLYDIDLSAGWTILNAVNGGYLLAVLGRALADTLPHGDPFTISAHYLTASRPGPAIVRTDIVRTGRTLSTGQASLFQYDDEGREVERIRVLASYGDLDTLPDDVRTTALPPAIPPMGQCFGPEDGPAPASGRPAIADRLMMKLDPSTLGWALGSPSGKGEMRAWFGLADGRDADPFALLLAVDALPPTAFEIGLGGWVPTVELTVHVRCRPAPGPLRVSITTRNLAGGFLEEDAEVWDSADRLVAQSRQLARVRLR from the coding sequence ATGCCAGAAGCAGCCTCCGCCCCGGCCGCACGGGCCACGATCGGCGACAGCGAGTTCGACCGCGACACCGCGCTCACCCCACGCGGACCCGGCCTGTACGACATCGACCTCTCCGCCGGCTGGACGATCCTCAACGCCGTCAACGGCGGCTATCTGCTGGCCGTCCTGGGCCGCGCCCTCGCGGACACGCTCCCGCACGGCGACCCCTTCACCATCTCCGCGCACTACCTCACCGCCTCCCGCCCCGGCCCCGCGATCGTCCGCACGGACATCGTCCGCACCGGCCGCACCCTCTCCACCGGCCAGGCCTCCCTCTTCCAGTACGACGACGAGGGCCGCGAAGTCGAACGCATCCGCGTCCTCGCCTCCTACGGCGACCTCGACACCCTGCCGGACGACGTCCGTACGACGGCCCTGCCGCCCGCGATCCCGCCCATGGGTCAGTGCTTCGGCCCCGAGGACGGACCGGCCCCGGCCTCCGGCAGGCCCGCGATCGCCGACCGGCTGATGATGAAGCTCGACCCCTCGACCCTGGGCTGGGCGCTCGGATCCCCGTCCGGCAAGGGCGAGATGCGGGCCTGGTTCGGGCTGGCCGACGGCCGGGACGCCGACCCCTTCGCGCTGCTCCTCGCGGTGGACGCGCTGCCGCCGACCGCCTTCGAGATCGGCCTCGGCGGCTGGGTCCCCACGGTCGAGCTGACCGTCCACGTCCGCTGCCGCCCCGCACCGGGCCCGCTGCGGGTGTCCATCACCACCCGCAACCTCGCCGGCGGCTTCCTGGAGGAGGACGCCGAGGTCTGGGACAGCGCGGACCGACTGGTGGCGCAGTCGCGGCAGTTGGCGCGCGTACGGCTCCGATGA
- a CDS encoding TetR family transcriptional regulator → MSHTLGVRQAQKQKTRQALLDAALGLLEEQSLSSLGLREVTREVGVAPTAFYRHFRSIADLGVALVEEALGSLHPTIRMAVSATDDPDERIARAIELIVGHVEAHPAHIRFIARERSGGVRPVREAIRDQLARFTEEVKAQLVKDPQAEGWTDDDLSMLASLYVDQMLFTASLFLEALDAPPEERERVAHVATRQLRLISIGRQHWLD, encoded by the coding sequence ATGAGTCACACCCTCGGCGTCCGACAGGCCCAGAAGCAGAAGACCCGGCAGGCGCTCCTGGACGCCGCCCTGGGACTGCTGGAGGAGCAGAGCCTGAGCAGCCTGGGCCTGCGTGAGGTCACCCGCGAGGTCGGCGTCGCCCCGACCGCCTTCTACCGGCACTTCCGCTCCATCGCGGACCTCGGCGTCGCACTGGTCGAGGAGGCGCTCGGCAGTCTGCACCCGACGATCCGGATGGCCGTGTCCGCGACGGACGACCCCGACGAACGCATAGCCCGCGCCATCGAGTTGATCGTCGGTCATGTGGAGGCGCACCCCGCCCACATCCGCTTCATCGCCCGTGAGCGCAGCGGCGGGGTCCGGCCGGTGCGCGAGGCGATCCGCGACCAACTGGCCCGGTTCACCGAGGAGGTGAAGGCCCAGTTGGTCAAGGACCCCCAGGCCGAGGGGTGGACGGACGACGACCTGTCGATGCTCGCCAGCCTCTACGTCGACCAGATGCTGTTCACGGCCTCCCTCTTCCTGGAAGCCCTGGACGCCCCGCCGGAGGAGCGCGAGCGCGTCGCCCATGTCGCGACCCGGCAACTGCGGCTCATCAGCATCGGCCGGCAGCACTGGCTCGACTGA
- a CDS encoding DUF4190 domain-containing protein, with product MQLTASATPQTTARDADGMAVAAFILGLVGLLVLNVFLGPIAIALASAALWRGTARKGRAYLGLGLGIADLLVLVAFMQADNTVSWSF from the coding sequence ATGCAACTCACCGCATCTGCAACCCCTCAGACCACCGCCCGCGACGCCGACGGCATGGCCGTCGCCGCCTTCATCCTCGGTCTCGTGGGCCTCCTCGTCCTCAACGTCTTCCTCGGCCCGATCGCCATCGCCCTGGCATCCGCAGCCCTCTGGCGCGGCACGGCCCGCAAGGGCCGCGCATACCTGGGCCTGGGCCTCGGAATCGCCGACCTCCTGGTCCTGGTGGCCTTCATGCAGGCGGACAACACGGTGTCGTGGAGTTTCTGA
- a CDS encoding cysteine desulfurase family protein yields MAYLDHAATTPMLPEAVEALTTHLGVTGNASSLHASGRQARRTVEEARETLAEALAARPSEVVFTSGGTEADNLAVKGLYWSRRDADPARTRVLVSPVEHHAVLDAVHWLGEHEGATVEYLPVDPFGRVHPEALREAIARNPDDVALATVMWANNEIGTVMPIRELAETAAEFDVPLHADAVQAFGQVPVDFAASGLAAMTVSGHKIGGPYGIGALLLGREYTPVPVLHGGGQERHVRSGTLDVPAIASFAVAGRLAAEQREWFAREIGGLRDDLIEAVRTAVPDAMLGGDPAREGRLPANAHFTFPGCEGDSLLLLLDAQGIECSTGSACTAGVAQPSHVLLATGTDPDLARGTLRFSLGHTSTEADVEALAKAIGPAVERARAAGLS; encoded by the coding sequence ATGGCATACCTCGACCACGCCGCGACCACCCCGATGCTCCCCGAGGCAGTCGAGGCACTCACCACGCACCTCGGCGTCACCGGCAACGCGTCCTCCCTCCACGCATCGGGCCGCCAGGCAAGGCGAACGGTGGAGGAGGCCCGCGAAACCCTCGCGGAAGCCCTCGCCGCCCGCCCCAGCGAGGTCGTCTTCACCTCGGGCGGCACCGAGGCGGACAACCTCGCCGTCAAGGGCCTGTACTGGTCCCGCCGAGACGCCGACCCGGCCCGCACCCGGGTCCTCGTGAGCCCCGTCGAACACCACGCCGTCCTGGACGCCGTCCACTGGCTCGGCGAACACGAGGGCGCCACGGTCGAGTACCTCCCGGTCGACCCCTTCGGCCGGGTCCACCCCGAGGCGCTGCGCGAAGCCATCGCCCGCAACCCCGACGACGTGGCCCTGGCCACCGTCATGTGGGCGAACAACGAGATCGGCACGGTCATGCCGATCCGCGAACTCGCCGAGACCGCCGCCGAGTTCGACGTCCCCCTGCACGCCGACGCCGTCCAGGCCTTCGGCCAGGTCCCCGTCGACTTCGCCGCCTCCGGCCTCGCCGCGATGACGGTCTCGGGCCACAAGATCGGCGGCCCGTACGGCATCGGTGCCCTGCTCCTCGGCCGTGAGTACACGCCCGTACCGGTTCTGCACGGCGGCGGCCAGGAGCGCCACGTCCGCTCCGGCACCCTCGACGTCCCGGCCATCGCCTCCTTCGCGGTCGCCGGCCGCCTCGCCGCCGAACAGCGCGAGTGGTTCGCACGGGAGATCGGCGGCCTGCGGGACGACCTGATCGAGGCGGTGCGTACGGCGGTCCCGGACGCGATGCTCGGAGGGGACCCCGCACGGGAGGGCCGCCTCCCGGCGAACGCCCACTTCACCTTCCCGGGCTGCGAGGGAGACTCGCTGCTCCTCCTCCTGGACGCCCAGGGCATCGAATGCTCCACCGGCTCGGCCTGCACCGCCGGCGTCGCCCAGCCCAGCCACGTCCTCCTCGCCACCGGCACCGACCCGGACCTCGCCCGCGGCACCCTCCGCTTCTCCCTCGGCCACACCTCCACGGAAGCCGACGTGGAGGCGCTGGCCAAGGCCATCGGCCCGGCGGTGGAACGGGCCAGGGCAGCCGGCCTCAGCTGA
- a CDS encoding N-acetylmuramoyl-L-alanine amidase, giving the protein MGARRATKDSGTTAENSGGRDGDRRIGRRALLTGLAAAAVGTAVLARDELGRLWWRVPGVEKPRKAGAVDYTGAKWVAASSANWRRADRPDDYGVDMVIIHVTQGSFDSAVKVFQDAGHGAAAHYIVRKDGHIAQMIRELDVAFHAGNRDYNERSVGIEHEGFVDKPEDFTDEMYEASARLTARICARYGIPVDRQHIIGHVEVPGTDHTDPGEGWDWDRYMRLVRRASAGTTGQGQAGAQGRSGVS; this is encoded by the coding sequence ATGGGGGCGAGAAGAGCAACCAAGGACTCCGGGACCACGGCTGAGAACTCCGGGGGCAGGGACGGCGACCGGCGCATCGGGCGGCGGGCGCTGCTGACCGGCCTGGCCGCGGCCGCGGTGGGCACGGCCGTGCTGGCGCGCGACGAGCTGGGGCGCCTGTGGTGGCGGGTGCCGGGTGTGGAGAAGCCGCGCAAGGCGGGCGCGGTCGACTACACGGGCGCGAAGTGGGTGGCGGCGTCCTCGGCGAACTGGCGGCGCGCGGACCGGCCCGACGACTACGGCGTAGACATGGTCATCATCCATGTCACGCAAGGCAGCTTCGACAGCGCGGTGAAGGTGTTCCAGGATGCGGGGCACGGGGCGGCGGCGCACTACATCGTCCGCAAGGACGGCCACATCGCGCAGATGATCCGCGAGCTGGACGTGGCGTTTCACGCGGGGAACCGCGACTACAACGAACGCAGCGTCGGCATCGAGCACGAGGGCTTCGTGGACAAGCCGGAGGACTTCACGGACGAGATGTACGAAGCCTCGGCGCGCCTCACGGCCCGGATATGCGCGCGGTACGGCATCCCCGTCGACCGGCAGCACATCATCGGGCATGTGGAGGTGCCGGGCACGGACCACACCGACCCTGGTGAGGGCTGGGACTGGGACCGGTACATGCGGCTGGTGCGCAGGGCGAGCGCCGGCACGACGGGCCAGGGCCAGGCCGGGGCTCAGGGGCGGTCCGGCGTCAGCTGA